A region of the Chelonia mydas isolate rCheMyd1 chromosome 22, rCheMyd1.pri.v2, whole genome shotgun sequence genome:
TTTGCTGTACAGCGTTTAGAGTTGTTCCTTTAAAACATTACATGGAAGCAAAGCTGCACATGTTACCACATGACATCAGTTTGTTTGGAGTGCAGCATCCCTGGGCCATTAGGGAACTGTTTCTCTTCATTTCCAAATCCATTAAACAATAGAAGTGAAATGAGGACAAGTGTTAAGGGCTGGAAAGCATGCTGCTACTTGAACTTATTGTCCAGAGCTTTGTTAGTCAATTTGGCAGCATAAACAGCACTAAACTAAAAACCAAACAGATTCTGTCAGTGGCATATCACTATCTGCTAATATTTAAGACAACTCAGAGGAACGGGAGTGTCCAACCGGTACAGTCTCGgatgcaggagacccaggttcgaGTCCCTCGTacaccacagactttctgtgcaACCTTGGCCAAATCATTtagtctctgttcctcagttccccatctgtaaataaggacaatagcacttccctttcctctttgaggataaatacattagtgATTAGCGGGATAGATAGGAATGAGCATGGCACAAAATCTAACGCCGGGTCAGGCTCCAGAATTTCAGCGCTTGTGTTGGATACTTGTTCGTAGTTTGGCGGCACACCACAAAATTGGGTTAGAGATTTCATCAGGAATAGCCTTGCCTAGGATTTCTGCTTCTGGTCCCACAGGTGAAAAAAACCATCATTAGAATCTCAAAAAAAGtttggtgctaaaaatagccaagAGTTAAGTGGAaaaggagcagcaggagaggcATATTCTTATTTTAGCCAAACCCATTCATTATCATGCTCTGTGACCAGTAAGTACCTGTTCCATTGTCACTCAAGTTTAGAATGGCAATATTTCAGGTTTTCAGAGCAATGGAGGAGAACTACCTATTTTGTTCTGGGTCAGATCCATTGTGGCTCTTTATTCACTTCTCTAGAAAGGCTGTGAGGATGCTTGTTTATACATTGTCACCAATCTTCTCTCTTTCAAAGGCTACCACTAACGCTATAAAGAGAAGATAATAACCACTAATTCTTCCAGCCAGTCTGAATCTCAGAACTGGTGAAAACAATTGCTTAACAAAAACTGCGGGGGGAACGGACGGACGGATGGACGGACAGGACCCAGTGTACTAGAGCGATATctttaatttgattatttttgtaatgAGTAAATTATTGTGTCATTGCTAGAGAGATAGCAACATTTTTTGATGTACGTGTACCCAGatgcctcctgctgcaagacaagcccaagaaagaaaccaacagaactccactggccatcacatacagtcctcagctaaaacctctccaacacatcatcagtgatctacaacccatcctggacaacgatccctcactttcacaggccttgggaggcaggccagtcctcgcccacagacaacccgctaACCTGacgcatattctcaccagcaatgacacaccgcaccatagtaactctaactcaggaaccaatccatgcaacaaacctcgatgtcaactctgcccacatatctacacgagcgacaccatcacaggacctaaccagatcagccacaccatcaccggttcattcacctgcacgtccaccaatgtaatttacgccatcatgtgccagcaatgcccccctgctcTGTATGTCAGCcgaactggacagtccctatgtaaaaggataaatggacacaaatcagatattaggaatggcaatatacaaaaacctgtaggagaacacttcaacctccctggacacacaatagcagatttaaaggtagccatcctgcagcaaaaaaacttcaggaccagacttcaaagagaaactgctgagcttcagttcatttgcaaattggacaccatcagctcaggattaaacaaagactgtgaatggctagccagctacaaaagcagtttctcctcccttggggttcacacctcagctgctagaagagggcctcatcctccctgatgaactaacctcgttatccctagcctgattcttgcttgcatatttatacctgcctctggaaatttccactccatgcatccaacgaagtgggtattcacccatgaaagctcacgCTCCAATACggctgttagtctataaggtgccgcaggactctctgccgcttttacagatccagactaacacggcgacccctctgatacttaacatttttgaaattgtgatgatttttaattgatttttttttaaaataaatttcaacaaatttttccctatttttttattaactgatttggggggggggacaagGGGGATTGGTGAAATTTCCCTTTGTcctcccaaccagctctaatcaagTGCTTTGTTCTCAAGTTATAGCCTTTTTTCATTTTAGATAAATAGCAGCTAACACATGTACATAAAAAAACACATTGATTTGGTTTCCAACCACATGATCTGGTGGGTGAATTTTGTGGCATATGCTATAGTCATAGACCAGGCATTAATGATACCCACCTTAAGGCCCTGAAAAATGTCTGTCATTGCCATATATTGGACATATTCATGAATGTCACCGAATTGCTCCCTGTCTATGTGCATCTCCCTGATATTTTCTGCTTTGATGATTACTTTTGTGTCTGGGCATTTAAGTAAAAGGTGTGAGATGGCTTTGTGAACGCTGATCACCCTCCTGATGAAAGCATCAATAGGGAAGGGTCTAAAGTGCAGGCCCAGCGTTGTGGCCGTGTCTTTCTATCCCACTAACCTGTTGATTTCATGTGTGATGGAGTCATCTTTTTATGAAAAAGaatgagaaacacacacaaaagggtgCCCACGATTCTCTCACAGAATTTGAATGTTCCTCTCCTTCTTTATTGCCACATGGGTCTTGAACTATCCATTCCTGTGGTGATCGAAGACCTTCAGAGAGCTAACAAAAGAGAAAGGGGCGGAACTTTAAACCACTGATTTTGTCACCATTTCCCTCATTTTAAAGAATGGATTCACCCCTTGCGCAGAGGGCCAACCTAAGGCTTGCACCAGTTAaacacaaaactcccattgattccaaggAGCCAGGATTTTAAGCACAGGGAGGAATTCACCCGTGCCCTGGAGGGGTTGGCCTCTCTGTGCAGACCTCAAACAGAATTTCCTTGAACCTTGGATGGGTAAGGAGTAGAattctattattattaatcatcatcatcatgttttACAGCGGTGCCTAAGAGCCAGCAAAGAACAAGATCCCAtcgtgcagtacaaacacagaatctCAGACAGTCCCTGTAgggtgtttgtgtgtctgtgatcTATCGTGCACATGGGTCTGAGGAAGTGTGGCCCCACCCGTGCCACATTTTACCCCTTattcccctgccctccagtgcAGCAGTTTCAGCTTTGGCTGGTTGTGAAGCTGCTCCTACCAGCTGGAGTCTCCAGCTGACACTGTTTCAGACCGGCTCTGTAGTACTGCAGGAGTTCCCTGTTTTTCCATCTAGCATTCTATTGCACTGTAACACTGCAGGAGATCCCCCTTCTGGCTTCCCTTTCCACTTTGAACATTGATTCTCCCAGTCATTAAATGTCATGAACTGTATCGAGAATTTACTACCAATTGATCATCCTTAATTTAAGGCAAGCTACAAGGCAACAGAATGGAATAATGTAGCCTCCAAGTACATCATGTAAGGGCAAATAGTTTAAGAAACTCATCGATACCAGTTAGAAAGACCCCGGCAAATTTCAGTGGGTGAAAGGAGAGGCCAAAGAGACCTGAATGCTACTAAAATTCTAGCATGAGTTTTGAAATTAATATCTAGGAAGAATGTACTCATCGtgccttcaaatccctccttaaaactctctttCGCTGCAATGCCTACCAAAAAACTTAGCATACCAGTAGCCTAGAGATTGTTGAGATCACTGCCTGCCGTATATGACCTGTCTACTTGGGCTTCCTCACCGCTCAGTCTCTATCCACCTATTGTCTCTTAGGgtgtaagctcttttggggcaggaattgcctttgtgtgtgtgggttacagcacctagtgtcacagttcagggaaacTTATATGGTACAGCAAGAGCATCCACACTCAGGCTTCCAActgttgcctctcttgggtggagacccacatctctccctTTTGATCAGGGTGCATCCAGGCTgcacagtcccctgccttcactgGATTATTCTCAGCAAGAGACTCTACTTAAGGAGGCCTATTTCCCTTCCCTTCAGAAACAGAGTAATCACCCATGTTATAAGGTACCACACACTTCCcatgcaagcctattttattgttaaggtaaaagcactgcagagaaaatatataaaaacaatgaaagaacaCAGTACATGGCTGCTTATAAGTTTACTAGAGCTCACCCAGCTCTaacctgggctctggcaggagcagtccttctaAGCCCCACTCAAGGGGCTTCCTTGTGGGTTCAAGTTCCTCACAGCTTCAGCTCTGAACAAGCACCCTCACAGGTTGAGCTCCCCTTCATACAGTTCTGGGGTCTTTCAGCTGGGGCGTCTAAGAACAGATAATTAACATGCAATTGGTTTTCCTCCCCAGGGCATAGATTAAAAAAGGATGGATTTGAAGTGGGTCATTTGCATTCCCCTCACCTCCAGACATTTCCTAGGGAATCTACCTTATATGCATTTCCCCAAAAAGTCCTTTGCGGATCCTAACATTTACATTAGTCAAGTCCCTAGAAAAGTTACATACACTCCCACAACAGTTCaaacaattgtatttttaatacgATGGACCCAAAGCTATTTTACCTAGTTCACTAGGTTTAACGTGATTCAGCAAAGTTTATCTTAACTCCGTAACGTTTGTCCTGGACGTTGCAGCATATGGCCAGCCTGTCACTCCTAGAACAaaaggtcctgctccatgaccagggctcctaggtgctacctcAACACGAATAACAATTATAATAATCCCCCACTTCTAGATTGGCCTCAGTGAAACTACACTTATTTACACCAGCGAAAGACCTGCTCTTTGTGCTAGAACGCTGTTGGATTGGATCAGAAAAGTGACATTATAAAAACGGTTGTGCCTTTTTCAGCACAACTGGGCCAGGCGTCTCTTATGTTACTGACAAAAACAAGCTTTTACTAGCATTAGCAAGACCTGCACTACCTTTCACATCGTCAGAGCTGTCAACTAAGTTCTAACTGGAGAATCTCTATCTCTGGTGATGAGCAAGGTAGCTTTGCAGATCCCAGGCTCAACTCACAGATCTGGTCCGAAAAAAGAAATTATCTTTTGACATGTGAACAGAGTAAATATTATGTGAAAAtcactgaaagaaaatatatGTGGAGCCCCATCCTGTCATTTTTCAGAGGAGATCAGCACTTTAGAGTGTTGCAACATGCACTATTGCAACACGAGGTGCTGACTTGCAACTCCTGGAACAACAAGAGAACAGGGAAAGATTGTCAGCTTAACTTCCCATGCAGAACAAAAACCTGTCACTTATATGCTAATGCTGAGTAAGCAGCATACGTTTTACATACTGGACTTTTATGAGAGCTTGCATTGACTTACATGAATTAAACTAAAATGGCTTTTCATATATCACTGTCCTCATGCATATATATAACAACATATAAATGTGATCTAAGCACAGGAAGCAAAAGTCAGATTATTTCTATCTGGGTGATATTCTTCATTTTAATGAGACATCTGGGATTATTCCCCTGCATGCACAATTCCTATTAACATTTATACAGACACTGACTGGACAGCTGGTGCTGCTACCAGGAAATCTAAATCAGACCAGAATTTGGGGTCTAAGTAGCTTAGGGTATTTCAGTAGCTAAGTAGTTCAGTATAGACCATTCTAAGTGGCTGTCATGAAGCATTTCATTTCTGAAGGTAGCTAGAATGACACTGCTGATTCCCCTAACCCAACAAAATCTGCGCGCCACAAGTCATGTCTTTCCAATCCACCAACCTTAAGGTCCAAATCAGCCACCCTTTGCAGGCAGTATAACTTCAAAACCTGTCTGAAGAGTTGGGAGACAGTGGTAAGTCTCTAGCCCTTTGGTTCTTCCTCTAAATCTGCCACACATGAACAGGAGGTAGGCGTGCACAGTGTTCGAGGCAGTCTTCTGTAGCTGCTTCCTGTGCTGAAGAGGCAAATCTGGAAAGGACATCTCCCATATGACTGATGTTCTGCTGCAAAGAGTGGCAAAAAGTCAAGCACAAATTCTCCTAATTGGTCAGCTTTGCAGGATTAGCAGGGGTCTGAGCATCCCTGAAGTCTGGTCTCTGTGTAAGAAGAGCCATTGATACCCAGGTTTGCTGGAATAACAGGGCTATGCTTCAGGAGCAACCTGTATTGGAGCTGCTTTATGGGAACTAAGGCCTGGAAGAACAAGGGATGAAACCGAGATACACTTTTCAGACCTACCTTAGGAAGGACCCAGGCCTGGAATTAGAAGGCtgaggtcaggattgaggtgcgCTGGCTAAGTAAGGTGGCTTTCACATCAGCTGCTTACTTGATACATCGCTCTCGGCAGTGCCATCACTCAGTCCCTCATTTTAATGAGCCTCCTAGTCACATAATGAGCTGTAATGAAAAACCCTTTGACAAAGAGCCCTACTTCTCCTACCAGAGAATTTGAGTAAATGGTTCCATTGCCTACCATGCTGGAGGGGTATAAGTGAATCAATCTTAATGGACCAAAAGCTGCTCTCATCGAATCTACATTTACTGTAGTGTTTCCAGAGGAGTTCCCCTGGGTCTACAGTAGTGTAAACGAGATCAGAATGAGCCCCAATGAGTTTTTGCTTCCTTTAACCCTGCATGAAGGGAAAGCTGGTGTCAATGCATTTCACTCACCTTTAGCATAATAAATTCCTCAGAGCAGGGGCTCATCTTTAGGCCTTCTCTGTAAAGGGCCAGGCAAACCTCTTATGTGCAATATGGTAGCATCCAGAGGCCCCAGTTTGGAGCAGGTCCCCACTTTTCTGGGTACTGCACAAACGTACAAGACAGtatctgcctcaaagagcttatggTCTAAACGAGGTCAAGCCATGGCTCAGGGAGTGCCATGGTAAGAGGGCTGGTTAAAAAACAAGGGTGCATAGATGAGCCGGCTTTACTTTTTATTCTTGCTTGTTTCATTTCTGTATGAATCGAACAGGAGATTTTAAATGAGCCAGCAAGCCACACCTCCCTGGCATCATTAAGTAGTTTAACTACAGGCAATATGGTAGAGCTAGAGCTACTGTAATAGTTCCTTTAGAAATGaactaataaatatttttactCCATGTTCTTGCTGGTCCCTCATGGGTTTCTCCAGGAATTTTCCTTGTTTTACCATTGAAAGCAGCAGGACTCTTGAGAAACTCCCCTCCTACTTCTGTATTCATGTCTGTTCTCTGTATATTTGGGGAGCAATCACGgctgatgggagggagggagactctTGTGTTAAATCTCTCAAGAGCCTCACGGTAGTCCTAGGGCATATAAGAGTTGGATAATATTCCtctaaatagtttgtgagccctctagtgCCACTCCCCATCTTCTAAGTTTTAGAAACCAGGCAAAGCACCAGTGTGTTTATGTGGTTAGGCCTCAGTAGCTTACCTGTATTATGTAAATGTGGTGATTTGGAACCCCTGTGTTTCCCTGCAGTTTCTACCTACTATGCTACATAAAGAGCAAAAGAGGCACAAATTCTAATCCTGAAAGTTGGTCTACCCACATGAGGCACCTCACAGGATGAAGCAGGACGTGAAATGCCTCTGATCTGAAGGAGCAAGCTAGAATgctttcattttttcctcctgcCTTTCCTTGCCACACACCCTAACTTGTTAGGCTGGTTAGAGAGAGAGGGTGCAGATTTCTTTATCCTAGCATTTAACAGTCCTTATCCCCAGCTGTTCTTTCTTGCCTGGCTCCCTTTCTTTAATTGGTGCAATTTTTCTATTGCAAGagctttgttcattttaaaccaccccaccaaaaaaaaaaaaaaaaggtgagtgTGTGTGGAAGGCAGTCTATTTATAGACTAATTCCCTTCCCAAAGTAGTGGGTCTATCAgaaaggggaggggcaaagcaaagcaaagcaaagcgcCCTCTGTAATTCTGGCCATGTTAGTAGCCAGTCCAAATTAGATCAGGGAAAGAAGGCTTGGGTTACTTATTTCAGGTTGTCTGAGGGCTGATTGAAATACTATACCTTTGCAGGTATTGTGAGTCTGGTGAGCTACAGGagccctttccccagctctgaaaaattcaggagggtgcaggggaagGTCTGACTCCTGCCTAACTCAGTGAGCTGAGCAGACCCTGACCAAGAAGCTGCTCCTAAGGGGGGAATCTACCTCCTTAGGAGCACAGCCAGCAATCCCATGAGACTGCTTCCTTCCTTAGGACCCAGGATACAGCTGAGTGGGCTGGGCATGGGAACAGGTGCCCCTCAGAGTGGCTGTGATTGGGGGAGAAGAGCTAGCAGAGAGCAGGTATCTGAGAGGCTGCCGTCCAGTGAGGCAGAGGAGTAGCAATGGGAGTAGGGATGCAAGACAGCTCCTCCATGTGGGTgttaggaggaaaaaaacccagcacctGCAGGGGAGCAGTGTAGGCTGAGGAGTCGAATAGACCCACATGTGCTGGAGAAGCTATCACAGCTCAGGTGAGGAAGAGCTTAGTTTAGAAGTAGCTGCTCCTAACACTATGGGGAAACTGGGGAGGGTTCTTAGGACTAGGCACATCCCTGGCAGCAGGAGCTGGCAGAATCTGAGGGGAGAGTAGGTGTGTAATGGTTCTGTAGCCATCAAACTGTAGTAGGAGGATTGTCTGGATGAGCCAGTCTTCTGGTGTCCCTTAAAGGGAGAGGAGCCCTGAATGAGCCAATGTGGGGCAACCGCACCTGACATTCCCCTCTGTAGTTCAGGGCACCCACAGATGTTGCCTTTCTGGGGCCGACCTGTGTGTCTCTCCCTTCTGAGCAGGCTGTTCCcaggctgtacagttccctgccttcactgtgtatttCCCTATAAAGACAATCTGCGTAAAcaggcctgcttgctttctcttcagagactgatcACAGAGGGATTGCTACAGAtctaagttaccacacagctcttgctAAGCAAGCCTACTTTTCTCTCTAACGCTTTTCACCTGAAGAATAAACACAAAGAGaatctacatgcatgctaatactCTTACCAGAGTTCAGCCCAGCTcagacatgggttctggcaggaTAAATCCTTCAACAGCCCCCTGCAGCCTAGGGGTTTCCTTGTGGTAACaaattcatcacagcttcagctcagaacaagcacccagtcTGAGGCCTCAGTGGGCCAAATGCTTCCAAttcttccctaaggattggggccctccatAGATCAGCAGtcttgtccatttgctggatcatgAAGAGGGCCATGAGCCAGTCTAAACACAGGTTATTTATCCAAGGGTCTCTGCTGGAGAATCCAggttgaactagtatatgcatcTCTCTCCAGGAGGTAGGCTCAGGGGCTGATATTGGGGGAGGTTCATTAGCATCCCCCATCCCTGCTGGAGAAGGTACATACAATGCTCCAATCCCACATAAACATTTTGACAACAATATATCCCAGAGGTATTAATCCTAATTTGATACATTgagatttagatgcctaagtacctttaaaatctggccccaagtcacttttgaaataggacttaggttcctaaatcagggggctcttttgaaaattttactcactATGGTCAAGTTACTGGCTTTAAGGTTCACAAATCGTTTCTCAGCCTTGATGAAGGGACATTCTGTGATCTCAGGAACCAGAAGAGAATGCAAATAGCTTGACAGCATGAGCTCTCCAGCAAGATTTCCAGAACAAAATGGTTTCAAACTTTGAATAAGTTTTCAATATCTGAACTGGCTCTCAAAACCCTTTGAGGTTTCCCCCATCCGTGTCTCCTGCACTGTCAAAAGCCTCATTCCCACAGAATCTAAAACAGGATCTCCTAGCCCCACTCAGGCATTACCTAGGGCCTCCATTTGCAAAGGGTTTAAAG
Encoded here:
- the NXPE1 gene encoding LOW QUALITY PROTEIN: NXPE family member 1 (The sequence of the model RefSeq protein was modified relative to this genomic sequence to represent the inferred CDS: inserted 2 bases in 2 codons; substituted 4 bases at 4 genomic stop codons); its protein translation is MNCHREAWKQKKGIWSRFVRAKIYFFKLQAGVSEHIDDYNNXVNFTXFWEGRVAVSLLLIHPQXRTVSALQRAWKKAYEKIPFVVLIGGGTLAVHTECGLNLTTKAELCQWLDQRDQEAFYCIKPDNVSCVAFTYLKTNRGHPFVCVSHSFSXKDDSITHEINRLVGXKDTATTLGLHFRPFPIDAFIRRVISVHKAISHLLLKCPDTKVIIKAENIREMHIDREQFGDIHEYVQYMAMTDIFQGLKVGIINAWSMTIAYATXIHPPDHVVGNQINVFFYVHVLAAIYLK